The Acidobacteriota bacterium genome includes a window with the following:
- a CDS encoding M66 family metalloprotease encodes MIHSLLRPLSASFFAWWLLFVLSPTQTGGPPSENVRRSAEDSITRQTQDPAETILYFPDYVDGGGWSLQLVLSNVDPAAAAEVRVEVYDPEGQPVLDLFDSELTLEVPALGSRVLRSSGTGAIRRGWIQVRAGTDSVSGLLTYRHARSGIEVGVQPVDLGSQFALFVEESPTVGAGVAVFKPEVSPRLELRIRDEEGNDPLEGVVSWGDFHQAARTLPEWFAVEGIDPGFLRDFRGLLFLETGDESPFAPLGLRFGKRTSSLSAVPAIRTQSDEPQETNLVFPDYVDGGGWSVQLVLSNVDPAAAAEARVEVYDPEGQPVLDLFDSDSTFKVPALGSRVLRSAGSGTIRRGWIQVEADAATISGLLTYRHAQSGVEVGVEPAQLGKQFALFVEESGTVGAGLALFKPDAESRIELRLRDEEGDDPLNGLFLPWKDFHQGARTLPEWFDVPGVEAGFLRDFRGLLFLRTGDESGFAPLGLRFGKGTSSLSAVPAIRIPDDAGIEGGQAPPPTVKLSASPTSIERGQSTMLTWSSTSAESAEITPDIGPVSTSGSRKVSPNVTTTYHIMVTGADGQTATASVTVTVSVSERAVLMALYQFTGGPDWFKSTNWGSSRPLRYWRGVIVDDDGRVTGLSLGGNGLTGPIPSEELGNLSNLEWLNLENNDLAGAIPPELGNLSNLEFLILGNNRLTGRIPPELGNLSKLEGLRLNSNELTGPIPPELGNLSNLEGLSLSSNELTGSIPPELGNLSKLEGLSLSINHLTGPIPSELGNLSILRFLGLTENNLTGSIPPALGQLSNLEGLYLERNLLRGPIPPELGNLSNLKGLGLSDNELTGPIPPELGNLTNLENLYLNNNHLTGPLPSSFLDMDSGQQFWLDSNYGLCVPGSTSFVRWSKRIPDFKAGAYCNDSDRAILNALHEVTGGSDWTSSSGWRGDGALGEWYGVSVDSLGRVTELDLSHNGLRGQVPGSLALLSQMAKLKIDGNSISGRLPMSLSYLRSLREFHYADTKLCVPTAASFRDWLNTISSHEGTGVKCAPLTDRDILVALYDATQGANWYQSENWLTKARLKEWHGVSIDGNGRVIRMELQSNHLEGVIPPELGFLSHLEQLDLAFNDLSGPIPPALGNLSRLTELDLLGNRLTGPIPEVLGRLSRLEVLDLLGNRLTGPIPSALGRLSRLGGLDLAGNQLTGTIPPALGNISSMYWLNLSGNRLTGPIPSALGNLSKLGGLDLAGNQLSGPIPSALGRLEQLKIMSLTKNVGLAGPLPAQLTNLRRLEELLAGGTGLCAPATASVQRWLEPVWKRRIAICLRDGPVAAYLTQAVQSREFPVPLVAGEDALLRVFMTAERSTGKQIPPVRGRFYVRGRERHVLDIPGKSARIPTELNEGSLSASANAEVPGEIVQPGLEMVIEIDPEKTLGPATGLPTRIPEAGRQAVEVRALPTFDLTLVPFLWSPAPDKSILGLVEAMAEDAEGHELLWHTRTLLPIEDLEVTAHEPVLSSKNDKYALLSETVAIHAMEGASGHYMGMMSGGVPRGGVASAGKKVSYSDPSGHIMAHELGHNLSLGHAPCGNPFFPDPAFPEPDGSIGAWGYDFREGGQLVPPSRPDLMSYCPPSGSATTISPTRSGIACTRPPWGDNRPSSPHRRRPSYYGAAWMAERFRSSNPRSWSGPQRHFRDPMVSMRSSDKVQPETSCSRSASRCRKWPMETGVPPSPSSCPRSPIGPISWTASL; translated from the coding sequence TTGATCCATTCTCTGCTGCGTCCCTTATCGGCTTCCTTTTTTGCTTGGTGGCTGCTTTTCGTCCTTTCACCGACGCAGACTGGCGGCCCCCCATCAGAGAACGTCCGCCGGTCGGCAGAGGACTCGATCACCCGCCAGACACAGGACCCGGCAGAGACGATCCTCTACTTTCCCGACTACGTGGACGGTGGGGGCTGGTCGCTGCAGCTGGTGCTGAGCAACGTCGACCCGGCCGCCGCCGCCGAGGTCCGGGTGGAAGTCTACGATCCCGAAGGACAGCCCGTCCTGGATCTGTTCGATTCCGAATTGACGTTGGAGGTCCCGGCGCTGGGCAGCCGGGTGTTGAGGAGCTCGGGCACGGGGGCGATTCGCCGCGGCTGGATCCAGGTCCGCGCCGGTACGGACTCGGTGAGTGGACTCTTGACCTACCGGCACGCCCGGTCGGGGATCGAAGTCGGCGTCCAGCCCGTCGATTTGGGCTCGCAGTTCGCGTTGTTCGTGGAGGAATCGCCGACAGTCGGCGCGGGCGTCGCCGTCTTCAAGCCGGAAGTCTCGCCTCGCCTCGAGCTTCGCATTCGCGACGAAGAGGGGAACGATCCCCTGGAGGGGGTCGTCTCCTGGGGTGATTTCCACCAGGCGGCACGCACGCTCCCGGAATGGTTCGCCGTGGAAGGAATCGATCCGGGATTTCTGAGGGACTTCCGCGGGCTGTTGTTCCTGGAGACCGGGGACGAATCCCCGTTCGCCCCGCTCGGGCTGCGGTTCGGGAAGAGGACCTCCTCACTCTCGGCGGTGCCGGCGATCCGGACCCAAAGCGACGAACCTCAAGAAACGAACCTGGTCTTCCCCGACTATGTGGACGGCGGGGGATGGTCGGTGCAACTGGTGCTGAGCAACGTCGACCCGGCCGCCGCGGCCGAGGCTCGGGTGGAAGTCTACGATCCCGAAGGACAACCGGTCCTGGATCTGTTCGATTCCGATTCGACGTTCAAGGTCCCGGCGCTGGGCAGTCGTGTCTTGAGAAGCGCCGGCTCAGGAACCATTCGGCGGGGTTGGATCCAAGTCGAGGCCGATGCGGCCACGATCAGTGGACTCCTGACCTACCGGCATGCCCAGTCGGGGGTCGAAGTCGGCGTCGAGCCGGCGCAGCTGGGGAAGCAGTTCGCTCTGTTCGTGGAGGAATCGGGAACCGTCGGAGCAGGACTGGCCCTCTTCAAACCAGATGCCGAATCCAGGATCGAGTTGCGGCTGCGCGACGAGGAGGGAGACGATCCATTGAACGGATTGTTCCTGCCCTGGAAAGACTTCCACCAGGGGGCGCGAACGCTCCCGGAGTGGTTCGACGTGCCCGGGGTGGAGGCAGGATTTCTGAGGGACTTCCGGGGTCTTCTGTTCCTGCGAACGGGGGACGAATCCGGGTTCGCCCCGCTGGGATTGCGATTCGGCAAGGGCACCTCGTCACTCTCGGCGGTGCCGGCGATCCGGATACCGGACGATGCCGGGATCGAGGGCGGCCAGGCTCCGCCACCGACGGTGAAATTGTCAGCATCGCCGACCTCGATCGAGCGGGGCCAGAGCACGATGTTGACGTGGTCGTCGACGAGCGCGGAGAGCGCGGAGATCACTCCGGACATCGGCCCGGTGTCCACTTCGGGCTCGCGGAAAGTGTCGCCGAACGTGACCACGACCTACCACATCATGGTTACGGGCGCGGACGGACAGACGGCCACGGCGTCGGTCACGGTTACGGTGTCCGTTTCCGAGCGGGCGGTGCTGATGGCGTTGTACCAATTCACCGGCGGACCCGATTGGTTTAAAAGCACGAACTGGGGAAGCAGCCGGCCACTCAGGTATTGGCGTGGGGTCATCGTCGATGACGACGGGCGCGTGACGGGGCTAAGTCTCGGGGGGAACGGCCTCACGGGGCCGATCCCGTCCGAAGAACTCGGAAACCTCTCCAACCTGGAATGGCTGAATCTCGAAAACAATGACTTGGCGGGGGCGATCCCACCGGAACTCGGGAATCTCTCCAATCTGGAATTTCTAATTCTCGGCAACAATCGGCTGACAGGCCGGATCCCACCGGAACTCGGAAACCTTTCCAAACTGGAAGGGCTACGCCTCAACAGTAACGAACTGACGGGTCCGATCCCGCCCGAACTCGGGAACCTTTCCAACCTGGAAGGGCTAAGCCTCAGCAGTAACGAACTGACGGGTTCGATCCCACCGGAACTCGGAAACCTTTCCAAACTGGAAGGGCTAAGCCTCAGCATCAACCATCTGACGGGCCCGATCCCATCCGAACTCGGGAACCTCTCCATCTTGCGCTTCCTAGGACTCACCGAAAATAACCTGACGGGTTCGATCCCGCCGGCACTCGGGCAGCTCTCCAACTTGGAAGGACTCTATCTCGAACGCAATTTGCTGCGGGGGCCGATCCCGCCCGAACTCGGGAACCTTTCCAACCTGAAAGGGCTGGGTCTCAGCGACAACGAACTGACGGGGCCGATCCCGCCCGAACTCGGAAACCTCACCAACCTGGAAAACCTATATCTCAACAACAACCATCTGACGGGTCCGTTACCGTCCTCCTTCCTGGATATGGACTCGGGGCAGCAATTCTGGCTCGATTCAAACTATGGTCTTTGTGTTCCTGGATCCACCAGTTTCGTACGGTGGTCGAAGCGGATTCCGGACTTCAAGGCGGGAGCATACTGCAACGATTCGGACAGAGCCATCTTGAATGCGCTGCACGAAGTCACTGGCGGTTCGGATTGGACAAGCTCGTCCGGCTGGCGGGGGGACGGTGCACTGGGTGAATGGTACGGGGTCAGTGTGGACTCTCTCGGTCGGGTCACGGAACTCGATCTGAGTCACAACGGACTCAGGGGCCAAGTCCCGGGCAGTCTCGCTCTACTGTCCCAGATGGCAAAGTTGAAAATTGACGGCAACTCTATTTCCGGACGCTTGCCGATGTCACTGTCTTATCTCCGTTCCCTTCGCGAATTCCACTACGCTGATACGAAACTGTGCGTGCCGACCGCGGCATCGTTCCGCGATTGGCTGAACACCATTTCGTCGCACGAAGGAACCGGCGTGAAGTGCGCGCCGCTGACGGATCGCGACATCCTCGTCGCGCTCTACGACGCGACGCAGGGAGCGAACTGGTACCAGAGCGAGAACTGGCTGACCAAGGCGCGTCTGAAAGAATGGCATGGGGTCAGTATCGATGGCAACGGGCGCGTTATCCGGATGGAACTTCAATCGAACCATCTAGAAGGTGTGATCCCACCGGAACTCGGCTTCCTCTCCCACCTGGAGCAACTGGATCTTGCTTTTAACGATTTGTCAGGTCCGATCCCGCCGGCACTCGGGAATCTGTCCCGGTTGACGGAACTGGATCTTTTGGGGAACCGATTGACGGGTCCGATCCCGGAAGTACTCGGGAGGCTCTCCCGCCTGGAGGTGCTGGATCTTTTGGGGAACCGATTGACGGGTCCGATCCCGTCGGCACTCGGGAGGCTCTCCCGGCTGGGGGGACTGGATCTTGCTGGGAACCAACTGACCGGGACGATTCCGCCGGCGCTGGGGAATATCTCCTCAATGTACTGGTTGAATCTTTCGGGGAACCGATTGACGGGTCCGATCCCGTCGGCACTCGGGAATCTCTCGAAACTGGGGGGACTGGATCTTGCTGGGAACCAACTGTCAGGTCCCATCCCGTCGGCACTGGGCAGACTGGAACAACTGAAGATCATGTCCCTGACGAAAAACGTAGGCTTGGCTGGACCATTGCCCGCCCAGTTGACAAACCTCCGTCGCCTTGAAGAGCTTCTGGCCGGCGGGACAGGTCTCTGTGCCCCCGCCACCGCCAGCGTCCAGAGGTGGTTGGAGCCGGTTTGGAAACGCCGGATCGCCATTTGCTTACGCGACGGCCCGGTGGCAGCGTACCTGACCCAAGCAGTGCAATCGCGCGAGTTTCCGGTGCCGCTTGTTGCCGGGGAGGACGCGTTGCTTCGTGTGTTCATGACGGCGGAGCGTTCTACGGGGAAACAGATCCCACCCGTTCGGGGCAGATTCTACGTGCGGGGACGGGAGCGGCACGTATTGGACATCCCGGGGAAGTCTGCCCGGATCCCAACCGAATTGAATGAGGGCTCGCTCTCGGCCTCGGCCAATGCCGAAGTTCCAGGGGAGATCGTGCAGCCGGGCTTGGAGATGGTCATCGAGATCGACCCCGAAAAGACGCTGGGACCAGCGACGGGACTGCCGACGCGGATTCCGGAAGCCGGGCGGCAGGCGGTAGAGGTCCGGGCACTGCCCACGTTCGATCTCACGTTGGTTCCGTTCCTCTGGAGCCCGGCCCCGGACAAGTCGATTCTCGGCCTGGTTGAAGCCATGGCCGAGGACGCCGAAGGCCATGAACTGCTCTGGCATACGCGAACGCTTCTTCCGATCGAAGACCTGGAGGTGACCGCCCACGAACCGGTGCTGAGTTCCAAAAACGATAAATATGCATTGCTGAGTGAAACCGTAGCGATCCATGCCATGGAGGGTGCCAGTGGCCACTACATGGGGATGATGTCAGGAGGAGTCCCGCGCGGCGGGGTAGCATCGGCTGGCAAAAAGGTAAGTTATTCGGATCCCAGCGGGCATATTATGGCGCACGAATTAGGGCACAATCTAAGTCTTGGACACGCGCCCTGCGGCAATCCTTTTTTTCCGGACCCGGCGTTCCCAGAGCCCGACGGCTCCATCGGCGCATGGGGATATGATTTCCGTGAGGGAGGACAACTGGTGCCACCATCTCGGCCCGATCTGATGAGCTATTGCCCCCCCAGTGGATCAGCGACTACCATTTCGCCAACGCGCTCCGGTATCGCTTGCACACGGCCGCCATGGGGGGACAATCGTCCCTCGTCGCCGCACCGGCGACGTCCCTCCTACTATGGGGCGGCGTGGATGGCGGAGAGGTTCCGTTCCTCGAACCCGCGTTCGTGGTCCGGGCCCCAGCGTCACTTCCGCGATCCAATGGTGAGTATGAGATCGTCGGACAAAGTGCAGCCGGAAACGAGTTGTTCTCGTTCAGCTTCGAGATGCCGCAAGTGGCCGATGGAGACGGGAGTTCCTCCTTCGCCTTCGTCCTGCCCGCGCAGCCCGATTGGGCCGATCAGTTGGACAGCATCACTCTGA
- the ilvN gene encoding acetolactate synthase small subunit, with translation MVQLLSLLVENRSGVLARVVGLFSQRGYNIETLNVAPTSDPTISLITLSTKTDVAGTEQVIKQLNKLIDVIKVIPYNPQVHMAREMALIRVRVTESTRSEILELSKVFRARVVDASPQSCVFEVTGNPEKINGFLQNMRVYGVRDVHRTGCLSLSRGSAEKRRG, from the coding sequence GGGTTGTGGGGCTGTTCAGCCAGCGGGGCTACAATATTGAGACTCTGAACGTCGCTCCGACCTCCGACCCCACCATCTCCCTCATCACCCTTTCCACGAAGACGGATGTGGCGGGCACGGAGCAGGTCATCAAGCAGTTGAACAAGCTCATCGATGTCATCAAGGTGATCCCATACAATCCGCAGGTCCATATGGCTCGCGAGATGGCGCTGATCCGGGTGCGTGTCACGGAATCCACCCGGTCGGAGATCCTGGAACTCTCCAAGGTGTTTCGGGCGCGCGTCGTCGACGCCAGTCCTCAGAGCTGTGTCTTCGAGGTCACGGGAAACCCGGAGAAGATCAACGGATTTCTCCAGAACATGCGGGTGTACGGTGTGCGCGACGTGCACCGTACCGGGTGCCTCTCACTCAGTCGCGGAAGCGCGGAAAAAAGACGGGGTTAG